Proteins from one Pongo abelii isolate AG06213 chromosome 19, NHGRI_mPonAbe1-v2.0_pri, whole genome shotgun sequence genomic window:
- the LOC100435142 gene encoding speedy protein E4 yields the protein MASGQAHPPFEEESPQPSTSVRSPEVVVDDEVPGPSAPWVDPSPQPQSLGLKRKMEWSDESEEELEEELELERAPEPEDTWVAETLCGLKMKLKGKRASSVLPEHHEAFNRLLGDPVVQKFLAWDKDLRVSDKYLLAMVIAHFSRAGLFSWQYQRIHFFLALYLASDMEEDNQAPKQDIFSFLYGKNYSQRPLFHKLRYQLLCSMRWRTWVSPEEMEEIQAYDPEHWVWARERTLIS from the exons ATGGCCAGTGGTCAAGCGCACCCCCCGTTTGAGGAGGAGAGCCCCCAGCCTAGCACATCAGTGCGGTCCCCCGAGGTGGTGGTGGATGATGAAGTGCCAGGACCATCAG CCCCTTGGGTAgatcccagcccccagcctcaaTCCCTTGGCCtgaaaaggaagatggaatggtcAGACGAATCcgaggaggagctggaggaggagctggagtTGGAGCGCGCCCCTGAGCCCGAGGACACCTGGGTGGCAGAGACGCTGTGTGGACTCAAGATGAAGCTGAAGGGAAAGCGAGCATCCTCCGTGCTCCCTGAGCACCACGAGGCCTTCAACAGGCTGCTTG GGGATCCTGTCGTTCAAAAATTCCTGGCCTGGGACAAAGACCTGAGGGTGTCAGACAAG TATCTCCTGGCTATGGTCATAGCGCATTTTAGCCGTGCCGGCCTCTTCTCATGGCAATACCAACGCATCCATTTCTTCCTGGCTCT CTACCTGGCCAGTGACATGGAGGAGGACAACCAGGCCCCCAAACAAGACATCTTCTCCTTCCTCTACGGGAAGAACTACTCCCAGCGACCCTTGTTCCATAAGCTTCGATACCAGCTCCTCTGTTCCATGCGCTGGAGGACGTGGGTTTCCCccgaggagatggaggag ATCCAGGCTTATGACCCAGAGCACTGGGTGTGGGCCCGAGAACGCACCCTCATTTCCTAG
- the LOC129051002 gene encoding speedy protein E4-like → MASGQAHPPFEEESPRPSTSVRCPEVVVDDEVPGPSAPWVDPSPQSQSLGLKRKMEWSDESEEELEEELELESAPEPEDTWVAETLCGLKMKLKRKRASSVLPEHHEAFNRLLGDPVVQKFLAWDKDLRVSDKYLLAMVIAYFSRAGLFSWQYQRIHFFLALYLASDMEEDNQAPKQDIFSFLYGKNYSQRPLFHKLRYQLLCSMRWRTWVSPEEMEEIQAYDPEHWVWARERTLIS, encoded by the exons ATGGCCAGTGGTCAAGCGCACCCCCCGTTTGAGGAGGAGAGCCCCCGGCCTAGCACATCAGTGCGGTGCCCCGAGGTGGTGGTGGATGATGAAGTGCCAGGACCATCAG CCCCTTGGGTAGATCCCAGCCCCCAGTCTCAATCCCTTGGCCtgaaaaggaagatggaatggtcAGACGAATCcgaggaggagctggaggaggagctggagtTGGAGAGCGCCCCTGAGCCCGAGGACACCTGGGTGGCGGAGACGCTGTGTGGGCTCAAGATGAAGCTGAAGCGAAAGCGAGCATCCTCCGTGCTCCCTGAGCACCACGAGGCCTTCAACAGGCTGCTTG GGGATCCTGTCGTTCAAAAATTCCTGGCCTGGGACAAAGACCTGAGGGTGTCAGACAAG TATCTCCTGGCTATGGTCATAGCGTATTTTAGCCGTGCCGGCCTCTTCTCATGGCAATACCAACGCATCCATTTCTTCCTGGCTCT CTACCTGGCCAGTGACATGGAGGAGGACAACCAGGCCCCCAAACAAGACATCTTCTCCTTCCTCTACGGGAAGAACTACTCCCAGCGACCCTTGTTCCATAAGCTTCGATACCAGCTCCTCTGTTCCATGCGCTGGAGGACGTGGGTTTCCCccgaggagatggaggag ATCCAGGCTTATGACCCAGAGCACTGGGTGTGGGCCCGAGAACGCACCCTCATTTCCTAG